The Strix uralensis isolate ZFMK-TIS-50842 chromosome 5, bStrUra1, whole genome shotgun sequence genome segment CCTGTCCCCTTGGTGCAACCAGTCAGCATAGTTTATACAAATAATACAATATTTGAACAATAAATAAGTTTGATAAATAAgatcaagaaattaaaaaaatgtagaaagacaAAGCAGCAAGGAATGATTTTGAGGGCTGTGACACATTCACAGCAGTGACAATACCACCACCATCTCACCTGCacaccagcagctggagcacagaCCCCCCCCATCAGCCCTTTTCTCTCACTGTACTATGGCAAAATCCAACTGAGGAGGGGGAACCAGGGAGAGTAATACAGttcactgctgctgtgctgttgtGGTCTAGGAGCCCTCTCTCCTTCACAAGCCCCTTTGGAAAAGGTGCTTGAAAACAAGGTACAACCTCAGACGTGCTGTGTGCAGTCACAGCTTGTCTGTTTGgcacaaaaaaccctcaaaccagTCTCTTCCCTTTCTGTAGTCCTTCAGATGGACACAGTCCACAGATGGACACTCATTATTAACCGAGTTGGGGCAGTGGGTGGTGAGGGAAACATCTCTAAGGAACAGGGGAGAGAACAGATGAGGCAATACTCCCTTTCACTCGTGGGAGGCAGAGATATTCTCATTCATTGCTCCAGAGGTCCGGCACACTCCTTCCACATGCCCTGGCACTGACAGAGACTGCGCGGGTGACAACACCAGCCAGTCCCCTGGCAAGGAGGGGGTTACAAGGACTGCAGGGATGCAGCTCAGAAGTCAAGAGTTACACGAGTGAAGGGACAGCAGTAAAAGGCCGCCACTGGTTAtctaagaaaaaaagagtaaaacagcCAGTCCCTAACCCCTGCAGGGGGAGGGGCCACACAGACACTGATTTGATGCCCCCTCCATCAGCCTCAAAGCCTCCAGCTCCCTCCCAGAGATGCTGGCAGCTGGCATATGAGGGAGAGAAGGACTCAGTCCATCATTGATAGCTCTCAGCAGAAAGGAGACAATTGaaccctgtcccctcctgccaaCCACCCCCCATTTTGCCCCCAGAGAAGGGTGTTGGAATGTGAAGAAACCAGGAATTGAGGGAATAGGGCGGTGAGAGAGACATAGGAACAGATGGAGATTTGGGATGGGGAACCTGACCCCTCTGCCCTCACATGTACAGACTGCTACTCATCCAGCCCTGGTATCAAGTCTGCAATGCTGTCCACATAGTAATTGGGCACCAGATCCTTGGCAGCAGCGCTGTCGCTGGCCATGTAGGCCTGCGCCTCTTCCAGGCGGGAGACACCCGTCAGGGTGAGGATGGTGGAGAGGCCGCAGTTCTTGCCAAAGAGGATATCTGTCTCCAGACGGTCTCCCACCATGAGGGTGCGGGACGGGTCGACGCCGAAACGCTCCACGATGCAATCAAACATGTATGTGTTCGGTTTCCCCACCACCAGCGCCTTGCGGCCTGAAGCGGTTTCCACAGCGGCTGTGAGGCTGCCAGTCCctggagggggagaaggaggagaaaaagaagtagCTGCGGGGCTAATCGGCTGTGGGCAGCTCAGCACCCCGGGTGCTGCCAGAGGACGGTGAGCAGGAGGGGCGCTGGCCACACGGCTTCAGGAGCCGGCAGGGACGCgagggcagccctgcccgtcccgATGCTCAGGGAACCGCCTCGCCCGGGCCCAGGACGGCGATCCCCCACCGAGGCCAACCCCGCCACCAGCACCCCCGCCGGCCTCGGCCCCCCGCTCCCCACCGGGGGCAGCAAGGGAGGGCAGCGCGCGCTCACCGGGGGTGCGCTGGCCGTCGCTGAGCGGGTGCCAGGGGTCGGGGTCGGTGGCCACGAGGAGGCATTGCGGGTCGCGCAGGTAGCCGCAGGCCTGCGCCAGCTTGGCGAAGGTGAACTGGTCGTCGTAGCCCACCAGGACGGCCCGCACCGGCTCGGCGGCGCCGGGCGCCGGCTCGCCCTCGCCCGCCAGGCGCAGGCCGGCGTCGCGCACCTCGCCGCGCAGCCCCTCGCCGCCCAGCACGAAGACGCGGCCGCTCCCGCTGCCGTTGCCCCCGGCGCCGAGGAGGCGCTGGCGGAGGAAGAGCGCGGAGCAGAGCGCGGAGCTGAAGACGTGCTCGGCGCGGACGCCGCGGAAGCCGAGGCGGCTGAAGCGCCGCTCCAGCTCGGCCACGGAGCGGCGGCTGTTGTTGCTGACGAAGAGGGCGGCCTTGCCGCTGCGCCGCAGCCGCTCCAGCAGCTCGGGGGCGCCGGGGACGGCGCGCTCGCCCGCCCACAGGACGCCGTCGCAATCGAAGAGCAACCCCTGCGCCGGGCCCAGCAcctcccgcagccccgcgccGCTCAGCCGCCGGCAGCTCGCCATGCCGCCACCGCAGCCCGCCGGCCAGCCGGCCGCCGcgtccccccgcgccgcgccgcgtcccgccccgccccgccccgccaatCACCGCCCCCCGCTCGCCGCCACCACCAATGGGAGGCGCGCAGCGCGCCGAGCGGCAGCCGCACCGCCCTGTCGCCTAggaggggaaggggcggggccgagcggcgGCAGGCC includes the following:
- the PDXP gene encoding chronophin; this translates as MASCRRLSGAGLREVLGPAQGLLFDCDGVLWAGERAVPGAPELLERLRRSGKAALFVSNNSRRSVAELERRFSRLGFRGVRAEHVFSSALCSALFLRQRLLGAGGNGSGSGRVFVLGGEGLRGEVRDAGLRLAGEGEPAPGAAEPVRAVLVGYDDQFTFAKLAQACGYLRDPQCLLVATDPDPWHPLSDGQRTPGTGSLTAAVETASGRKALVVGKPNTYMFDCIVERFGVDPSRTLMVGDRLETDILFGKNCGLSTILTLTGVSRLEEAQAYMASDSAAAKDLVPNYYVDSIADLIPGLDE